The genomic segment ATCTTAACGGAATGGACGTTGCAAGAAAGATACTGATATTGGCAAGGGAAGCAAATTACACTCTGGAAATTGGTGATGTAAACGTGGAGAATATTCTTCCAGAGCCTTGCAGAAAGGCTAAAACAATTGAAGATTTCTTTGTTCAGCTTGAGAAAAACAATGATGTTTTCTCAGCAAGAAGAGATGAGGCAGCGAAGAAAGGTAACGTGCTTAGATTTATTGCAACCCTTGAAAATGGCAAAGCAAGAGTAAGTCTTGAAGCTGTTGGTCCTGCTCATCCTTTTTACTCTTTGAGCGGAAGCGATAACATGATTGCTTTCACGACGGAACGGTATAAGGACAGACCTTTGGTTATAAAAGGTCCGGGCGCAGGTGCAGAAGTTACTGCTGCGGGCGTTTTTGCTGAAATTATCAGCATAAGCAATTATTTGAAAAGTTTTATCTAGTATGAAAGATAGTATAAAAGTGTTTGCCCCTGCTACTGTGGCAAATGTGGCTTGTGGGTTTGATGTGCTTGGCTTTGCGGTAGAGAACCCTGGTGATGAGGTAGTGCTTACTAAAAAATCTACACCTGGAGTAAAGATTACAACAATTACAGGTGATGAAGGAAGATTGACGAAAGATGCGGATAAAAATACCGTTGGCGTTGCTGTTTCTCGTTTTCTTAAGCATCTTCAGATTGATGCAGGTATTGATATTACACTGCATAAGAAGATGCCCTTAGGCAGTGGACTTGGTTCAAGTGCTGCCAGTGCTGTAGCCGGAGTATTTGCTGTAAATCAATTATTAGGTATGCCACTTAATCAGCAGGAATTGCTTCCATTCGCCATGGAAGGCGAGCGAATTGCATGTGGTAGTGCTCATGCCGATAACGTAGCGCCATCATTACTGGGAGGATTCGTTTTGATCAGAAGTTATGATCCCCTGGATGTGATCAAAATTCCTACTCCTGCAAATTTATACTCTACTATTATTCACCCTCAGGTGGAAGTTCAGACGAAAGATGCCCGTGAAATATTGAAGAAGCAGATCCCTTTAAGAGATGCTGTCACTCAATGGGGCAACGTAGGAGGATTAATCGCAGGACTTATGCTTTCTGATTATCAGTTAATCGGAAGATCCATGAAAGACGTGATCGTGGAACCGATAAGAGCAATTCTTATTCCTGGATTTGAAGACGTGAAACAAGCAGCTTTAAGTGCAGGTGCACTTGGCTGTGGAATATCAGGTTCAGGTCCATCAATATTTGCCCTTAGTACGTCTGAAGAAATCGCTCATAAAGTTGGCAGTGAGATGCAAAAAGTGCTGAACTCAATCCAAATAGGAAGCGAAGTTTATATTTCTAAAATCAATAATTCAGGTCCACAAATTCTGGACTAAAATTGTCATTATAAAATGAGATTATACAGTACCAATCGTTCTGCAGCGGAAGTATCTTTTAAAGAAGCTGTATTTAAAGGTTTGCCGGATGATAACGGTCTATTTATGCCCGTATCTATTCCTCAGTTACCATCTGCCTTTTTTGAAACTATTGATAAGCTTTCTTTTCAGGAAATTGCTTTTCAGGTTACCAAAACATTAATAGGAGATGAAATTCCTGATGCAGATCTGAAAAAGATCATTGACGATGTACTTTCTTTTGATGCTCCACTGGTAAAAGTCGAGGATAATATTTCAGTTCTTGAATTATTCCATGGACCTTCTCTTGCATTCAAGGATTTTGGAGCAAGATTCATGGCTAAGATCATGTCGTATTTCCTTCAAAAGGAAAAAAAGGAAATTCATATACTTGTAGCGACTTCCGGAGATACAGGCAGTGCCGTAGCACAAGGATTTCTTGGTATGCCGGGAATCAAAGTCACTATTCTATATCCTAGCGGAAAAGTAAGCGATATTCAGGAAAAGCAATTAACCACTTTAGGTCAGAATATAACAGCGCTTGAGGTTAATGGTACATTTGATGATTGTCAAAGACTGGTTAAAGAAGCTTTTCTGGATAAAGAACTCAATAACAAAATAAATCTCTCTTCTGCTAATAGTATAAATATCAGCAGACTGATTCCTCAGTCATTCTATTATTTTTATGCATATTCAAAACTGAAGTCATTAGGGCTGCCAGTCGTCTTCTCAACACCAAGTGGAAACTTTGGAAATCTTTGCGGAGGGCTTATCGCAAAAAGAATGGGCTTACCTATTCATAAATTTGTCGCTTCTACAAATGCCAATGATGTAGTCCCTGAATTTCTTGAAACAGGTATTTTTAATCCTCGTCCTTCAGTAGCTACAATCTCAAATGCAATGGACGTTGGAAATCCCAGCAACTATGCGAGACTTGTAGAGCTTTACGGAAAGGATCTTGAGGCAATTAAGAAAGATATTTTCGGAACAAGATATAATGATGAGGAAACTGCTCAAGCAATAGAGAAAGTTTATAAGGCTGGAGGCTATATTATGGATCCTCACGGTGCTGTTGCTTATCTGGGTTTAAAAGAGTATGCGAAAACAACAGGCGAAAAATTTTCAGGCGTATTTCTGGCTACGGCGCACCCAAGCAAATTTATAGAAGTTGTTGAAGAGATTATCAATAAGAAAATAGAACTTCCTGAGCGTCTTCAGACTGTTGTCAACAAGAAAAAAGAAGCTTTTCCATTAACTTCTGACTTCTCTGATCTAAAATCTTATTTACTTAAATCAATGTAATTTTTACAGGGATTTAACATGTTTTGCTATGAAGGGCAGGTTTTAATTAAAACCTGCCCTTCTTTTTTAAATCTATATTCAGTCTCAGTGCTTTTAATTGAATTTTAATTTTTGTCTCGTTGTTCTTTATTCAGCACAGGAATAAAAAGAATATATAAGCTTTAAAAGCCTAATTGTTACTCTTTCAGATATTTAAACTCTTGTAGTAGTCTTTTTATACCCTGTTATAGGATATTTCCATTATCTAAATTTGTTAATAAGTGAGCGGCGTTGTATTAAATATAAAATCAATTCGAAAGCAAAAGGGAATAAGTCAGGAGTATCTTGCCTATCAATTAGGTATTGACTATTCAACTTATGGTAAAATTGAACGCGGAGCGATCTCTCTAACTGTAGATCGTCTGGAGAAAATAGCTTCTATTTTAGAAGTTACTGTTGAGGATATCTTTAAATGGAAAGCAGAATCTTCTGAAAAAGAAGATATTATGAAAGCTTTGTCAGACCAGAAAATTCTCAATGATCAATTAATTCAAGAGAATGAGCGTATGAAAAAAGAGGTTGATTTACTAAAACAGCAGCTTTCTGATAAAGAGAAAATTATCTTTTTGCTTGAAAATAAGCTAAATAAAGGAGAGGATTAACCAGAAGTCTCTCCTTTTAAAAAAAAATTTTGATGTAATTTTTTTGCCATTTTGTAGGCATATATTAAATATTTTTTTAACTTTAGGGAAATTAATTACTTATTTTATGAATACAGGTACAATCAAATTCTTCAATGAGAGCAAAGGTTATGGTTTCATTAAAGATGAAAGTTCAAACCAGGAAATTTTTGTTCATGTGACAGGTCTTGAAGACAAAGTAAAGCAAAATGATAAAGTTGCTTTCAAAGTGGTTGATGGCAAAAAAGGCCTTAGCGCGGTGAATGTAAAGAAAATATAAATTATTTTATTTACAGAGGCAAAAGAACTTAACCCGTGGTAACGCGGGTTTTTTATTTTTTAGGCGGCCTTTCTTAAAGCTCTCGGTTTCAATTCATAAATTCAATTTTTACAATTATTTTCCGGTAGGTTACAATTTCTATTGAAATAGTATATACAATCTGGTATTTTGCCTGGATTCTATATATTAAAACCAATTTAGGAAATGAAAAAACCTTTATTAGTATTACTAATTTCAATATCACTTTTAGCAGTAGACTTCCGTGCAATGGCACAAGGATTTGCTACTCAGGATTATAAAAAAGCTCTGTGGATGACAACCAGAATGTATGGGGGGCAAAGATCCGGTGAAAACAATTGGTTAATTTCCGGGCATTTACCGGCAGGGGTTCCTGAGGCCTTGAGAGGTAAATCTTTTATCAACGATAAGGACACAGATGGCTACGATCTTTCGGGTGGCTGGCATGATTGCGGAGACCATGTAAAGTACGGCCAGACAGAGTTTTATTCGGCCTACATGCTTCTTAAGGCGTATGCAGAGTTTCCCGCAGGATATGATGATTATTATTCATATGAATATAAAGGGTACAAAGCATCCGGAGACTGGAGCTGGGAAGGCAAAAAGCATGATCCTAATGGAATCCCTGACATTCTTGATGAGGTAAAACATGCCACTGATTATTTTATAAAGTGTACAAGAAGCGCCACTACTTTTTATTATCAGGTAGGGAATAGTAATTATGACCATAACAAATGGGTAACATCTGTTAAGATGCAAACGCTGGCAGTTGGAGATGGTGGAAATCCAAGACCTGTATACAAAAACCCTAATGATGCATCTATGCCATCTTTCTGTGGCGCGACATTAGCTTTAATGTCGAGAATGTACAGACCTTTTGATCCTGCTTATGCAGACTTATGTTTACAACACGCCTTATACGCTTATAGTTACGCTAAAGCGCATCCCGGAACAGTGGGGGCATTTGAGGGGGGATTTTATGGTGCAAACAAGAACTGGAAAGATGATTACGCAACAATGTGTGCTGAATTGTTCTGGGCTACCAATACAACGAGTTATAAAGATGAAGCTCTAAAATTCACTATTCATAAAGATAATGCCGGAGCTTATGATATTACCGGAAATAATTTTGGTTTTGATTATGAAAACAATGGTGAAATCGCAATCTATAACCTGGCTTTGTTAGAGAAATCTGGTGCAAAATCTACCTTTAATACTATTATAAATGATCTTTATTTGGCTAAGACACAGGCGGATGGGCAATTTACTCAGGGGAATTTGTCCTGGGGTGTATTGCGTTATAATGCAAATGCGGCTTTACTAGTTGCCCTTTGGCAAAAGCTCAACGGCACTGATGCTACCCCTCATAAATTTATTTATGACAACATAGATTATCTTCTTGGTAAAAATTCTTCAAACTATTCATTTGTTGTTGGTTTCGGAGCTAATTCTCCAAAGCATCCTCATCATAGAAATGTTTTCCTGAATGATGAAAATCCTGCTGATGGAGGACCTAAAATGGCAATGGTAATTCCTACCAAAAATCAACAAGTGGGATTATTGGTTGGGGGCTCAAGATCTCCATCTTCTTATGTTGATCACATTGATCAATATAAATATTCCGAAAGTGGTATTGATTACAATGCCTGCCTTGTAGGCGTCCTTGGGTTTATCAACTCCAAACTTGCCCCTGTGAATACTGCAAAATTTGGTAAAACAACTCCTGATCTTGGATCCAACGGATCGATCTGTGGCAAAACAAGTCATTTGCTTCATTCAAAAGTGGCAATAGACAACGTTAAAACATTTACTTGGTTCAAAGATGGAGTTATGATCTCTCCGGCATCAACAACTAAAAACACTCTGACAATTACTGAGGCCGGGGTTTACAAGTGCAGACTTGATTCTCTTACTTCGTGGTTTACCGAAGCAAGTGTCGAAATTTTTGGAGTATTACCAGCAGTTAATCTTGGCCCTGATCAGGAACTATGCAGCCAGACTTCAATAACACTGGATCTAGGCGTTTCCGGCACAGGTTTCACATATAGCTGGACAAAAGATGGCAAGGCAATCAGTGGTGCTACAGCTCAAAGATTCATCGCAAGAGAGGCTGGAACGTATGTGGGAACAGTAAGTGCAACAGGATGTCCTTCAAAATCCGATAATATTGTAATCACATCAAAACTATTGAGCGTTGTAAATGATACGATTTGTGAGGCTGGAAGGGCTAATCTGAAAGTAAATGCAACAACTGGTGTTTATGAGTGGTATGCAGATGCAACAGGAGGAAGCTCACTTGCGACAGGTTTAAAATATAGTCCTAGTATCACTTCTTCAAAAACCTATTATGTTCAGGATGGAAATTCAATTTCTGCAACTGCAGGACCTACTTCAGCGTCAAATGCCCTTGCCTCTCCTCAGAATGGAGGATCTATTGGAATAAGATTTACCGCATCAAGAGCATTTACCATAACTCAAATGAAAGTATTGCCTTTTATCTATTCCTGCAATAATGGAGATAAAGTAAAGGTAATGTTTGATCTGAAACAAAATGGTACTGTTCTAGGCACTTATTCATCAGGTGAAGTTGCTTGTACTGGCATTCAGAGTAATGCGCCATTCAACACTTATTATACTTTTAATTTTGATACACCTATTGAAATTCCGGGAGCCGGTTCCTATGAACTAATTCCTCCTTCCAATCTCCCAAGTGGTTATTCTCAAATTGTATGGTTTAAAAGCGGAGCAAATTTCTCAGCAATGGATGTTGCAGGTATAATAGATATAACAGATGATACAAGAGATGATGAAGCAGCCTCTTTCCCTGGTGTTTTTGATATTAAAATTCAAGCTGGCAATGCTTGTGCAAGAACACCGGTTTATGCTGTGCTAGACCCTCAAAGTGATAAGTGTCGTGTGGTTTCATCAATTGATGGCACTGCCTCTGGTAAACTAGTAATATTCCCAAATCCTTCTGCTTCTGAGTTTATAATTGAAGCTCCTGAGAATTCAATGATTAGAGTTTATGATGAATTGGGAAGATTGGCATTCGAATCAAACTCAGGTGGAAAAACTGCATTTGGAGAACGCCTGACACCAGGTTTCTATCACGTGATACTTTTCAAAGATGGAAAGCTTATTAATTCGGGAAATATCATAAAGCAATAAATATTTAGTTCTTAATGCAAAAAGAGCCTTTGATTGATACCAATCAAAGGCTCTTTTTTTTGTAAAAGCAAGAAAACGCCGGAAGGTGGTGCAAGCGTCTTGGCATATACCCAAATTGGTTAAGCGTTTCATTTTGGCAATTGTCTCATTTTGAGGGCTTGCTAATAGGTTGAAGGCCGACAATGGTTAAGTAGAGGGAGTTTAATTCGCTGTAAAATTAAATTGTCACCCAATGAATTATTTATAAATGTGGGGCGTTATATAAATGGTTGTTCGCAACCAAAGTTAAGGTTATTAATTCGGGAAGGCTCGGGAAACCGGGTTTTCCTGTTTTTTTATTATATCAAATTCTTGTTTGAGGTCGAGTTCATTCATGCATTTAAAATGTCCCTTTGGGCACTGTTTATAGCCAATTTTTGAACAAGGCCGGCAGCTTAATTTATTCTTTTCAAGAATATGATATTTTGTTAGATAAGGAAACATCCCGAATTCTGGAACTGTATTTCCCCATATAGAATAAATCTCCTTTTTGAACGCAGATGCTATATGCATAAGTCCGGTATCGTGACTTATCACAAATTTTGACTGTTCAAGAAAAGAAGCGGATTGATTCAGAGAAAGTTGTCCGCTCAGATTAATAACCGGAAATGGCAAACCTTTACAGGCTTCCACAACCGAATCACCTGAAACTTTATCTTCCTTCCCTCCCAAAAGAACAATTGGCATATCTTGCAAAGAGCATGCTTCAATAAGTTTTTGAAGGGGAAGTCTTTTCGTTGCATGTTGAGCACCTATGGCAAATGCAATATATTTATCCGGTTCCAATCCAAAGTTCTGAGGGTTGACTTTGTCTTTGGATGGAATAAAATAATCAAGCCCTTTAGTATCATCGGTAATACCTAATTTTTTAACAGTAGCCATGTACCTGTCAACAATATGCAGAGAGGGTAACGTATTCAACTTAAGATTTACCAGCAACCATTTCTTAAGGTTAAGCTTATCAAAAGTAAACGACTTTTTCCCCAGTCTCCATTTGATGATTGATGTGCGAAGATTGTTATGAAGATCGATGACATAATCATAGTCTTCTTTCTTAAGCTCGCTAATCAGGTTGTTTAGCGATTTATCAAGATAAAATACCTTGTCAATATAGGGGTTATTCTCAAAAAGAATCCCGAATTGACTTTTGGTGCAGTAATGCACCTCTGCGCCGGAAAGCTGTTGCTTTAAATTTCTTACAACAGGGGTTGTAAGCACTATATCGCCTATGGATGAAAATCGTAAAACCAGTACTTTAGGCATTGGAAGAAGTCGTAGAGCTGCTTTTCTTTTTGTTGAAATATTGTTCTGCTTCCTCCATGCTTAGGGCATTAA from the Sporocytophaga myxococcoides genome contains:
- a CDS encoding helix-turn-helix domain-containing protein; translation: MSGVVLNIKSIRKQKGISQEYLAYQLGIDYSTYGKIERGAISLTVDRLEKIASILEVTVEDIFKWKAESSEKEDIMKALSDQKILNDQLIQENERMKKEVDLLKQQLSDKEKIIFLLENKLNKGED
- a CDS encoding glycosyltransferase family 9 protein, yielding MPKVLVLRFSSIGDIVLTTPVVRNLKQQLSGAEVHYCTKSQFGILFENNPYIDKVFYLDKSLNNLISELKKEDYDYVIDLHNNLRTSIIKWRLGKKSFTFDKLNLKKWLLVNLKLNTLPSLHIVDRYMATVKKLGITDDTKGLDYFIPSKDKVNPQNFGLEPDKYIAFAIGAQHATKRLPLQKLIEACSLQDMPIVLLGGKEDKVSGDSVVEACKGLPFPVINLSGQLSLNQSASFLEQSKFVISHDTGLMHIASAFKKEIYSIWGNTVPEFGMFPYLTKYHILEKNKLSCRPCSKIGYKQCPKGHFKCMNELDLKQEFDIIKKQENPVSRAFPN
- a CDS encoding glycoside hydrolase family 9 protein, which encodes MKKPLLVLLISISLLAVDFRAMAQGFATQDYKKALWMTTRMYGGQRSGENNWLISGHLPAGVPEALRGKSFINDKDTDGYDLSGGWHDCGDHVKYGQTEFYSAYMLLKAYAEFPAGYDDYYSYEYKGYKASGDWSWEGKKHDPNGIPDILDEVKHATDYFIKCTRSATTFYYQVGNSNYDHNKWVTSVKMQTLAVGDGGNPRPVYKNPNDASMPSFCGATLALMSRMYRPFDPAYADLCLQHALYAYSYAKAHPGTVGAFEGGFYGANKNWKDDYATMCAELFWATNTTSYKDEALKFTIHKDNAGAYDITGNNFGFDYENNGEIAIYNLALLEKSGAKSTFNTIINDLYLAKTQADGQFTQGNLSWGVLRYNANAALLVALWQKLNGTDATPHKFIYDNIDYLLGKNSSNYSFVVGFGANSPKHPHHRNVFLNDENPADGGPKMAMVIPTKNQQVGLLVGGSRSPSSYVDHIDQYKYSESGIDYNACLVGVLGFINSKLAPVNTAKFGKTTPDLGSNGSICGKTSHLLHSKVAIDNVKTFTWFKDGVMISPASTTKNTLTITEAGVYKCRLDSLTSWFTEASVEIFGVLPAVNLGPDQELCSQTSITLDLGVSGTGFTYSWTKDGKAISGATAQRFIAREAGTYVGTVSATGCPSKSDNIVITSKLLSVVNDTICEAGRANLKVNATTGVYEWYADATGGSSLATGLKYSPSITSSKTYYVQDGNSISATAGPTSASNALASPQNGGSIGIRFTASRAFTITQMKVLPFIYSCNNGDKVKVMFDLKQNGTVLGTYSSGEVACTGIQSNAPFNTYYTFNFDTPIEIPGAGSYELIPPSNLPSGYSQIVWFKSGANFSAMDVAGIIDITDDTRDDEAASFPGVFDIKIQAGNACARTPVYAVLDPQSDKCRVVSSIDGTASGKLVIFPNPSASEFIIEAPENSMIRVYDELGRLAFESNSGGKTAFGERLTPGFYHVILFKDGKLINSGNIIKQ
- a CDS encoding homoserine kinase — encoded protein: MKDSIKVFAPATVANVACGFDVLGFAVENPGDEVVLTKKSTPGVKITTITGDEGRLTKDADKNTVGVAVSRFLKHLQIDAGIDITLHKKMPLGSGLGSSAASAVAGVFAVNQLLGMPLNQQELLPFAMEGERIACGSAHADNVAPSLLGGFVLIRSYDPLDVIKIPTPANLYSTIIHPQVEVQTKDAREILKKQIPLRDAVTQWGNVGGLIAGLMLSDYQLIGRSMKDVIVEPIRAILIPGFEDVKQAALSAGALGCGISGSGPSIFALSTSEEIAHKVGSEMQKVLNSIQIGSEVYISKINNSGPQILD
- a CDS encoding cold-shock protein translates to MNTGTIKFFNESKGYGFIKDESSNQEIFVHVTGLEDKVKQNDKVAFKVVDGKKGLSAVNVKKI
- the thrC gene encoding threonine synthase, with amino-acid sequence MRLYSTNRSAAEVSFKEAVFKGLPDDNGLFMPVSIPQLPSAFFETIDKLSFQEIAFQVTKTLIGDEIPDADLKKIIDDVLSFDAPLVKVEDNISVLELFHGPSLAFKDFGARFMAKIMSYFLQKEKKEIHILVATSGDTGSAVAQGFLGMPGIKVTILYPSGKVSDIQEKQLTTLGQNITALEVNGTFDDCQRLVKEAFLDKELNNKINLSSANSINISRLIPQSFYYFYAYSKLKSLGLPVVFSTPSGNFGNLCGGLIAKRMGLPIHKFVASTNANDVVPEFLETGIFNPRPSVATISNAMDVGNPSNYARLVELYGKDLEAIKKDIFGTRYNDEETAQAIEKVYKAGGYIMDPHGAVAYLGLKEYAKTTGEKFSGVFLATAHPSKFIEVVEEIINKKIELPERLQTVVNKKKEAFPLTSDFSDLKSYLLKSM